cacagcagacatggCAGGTGGGTCTGGCTCTGGATGCAAGCCTTGAGAACGGAAGACTTCTGGCTGGCAGTAACACACATCCAGGAACCCCTACTTACATTTCTGGATGCTTTTTCCATCCATGTTATCAAGGAATCTGCTTAATTCTACAGcttctcattatttttttagtaATGTGTTGACAAGTTACACAAAGGTCTTAACTATAAGTCAGTTGACTAATTAGGCCTTTATAATGCAATAAACGATGACAGGAAAGTATGCGCAATTCATCCTGTGCACAGTGATTACTGCATTTGTTCACTTGATTGGTTTAAGAATGATCTATAATCTGTATGTGGCTGTTTTATATGGCTGTTTTACTGCTGGTAAAAGGCAAACTGCAGTTTTAGTGATATAATGCTGTGAATGCTGTGCAACTTACGAGAACTTCTTTGTGCAGACGCAGAAGATTTGAAGAAGCCCAGAAAGAAGGGGGTGAGTTCAAACACTTGGCAAATAAAGAGACATAATGTTAtggcttgtatttttttttttattgatttgccTGTTTTATGGAAAGCTTTATGACAGTTATTGCATTGTCAGTAGCATTTATACATGATTATATGCACGCTAAACAGTAGTTTTTATTGAGATTTATGAGATTTATTCTGCTGCTTTATCTCACCAATAAGAATAACTGCAATATTcgttgtgagtgtgtgcaatACTTAGTGAAACAACACCACAGGTCTAGGTTTAATTGCGGCTGTGCAGTGCTTGTTAAATCAACACCTTATCAGACATTGTACTTTGAGTTGTAATGTAACATCATTGTCCTTTAATTCTCACAGGCAACTATCTTTGGCTACCCGATAAGCATCTTTTTCATTGTGGTCAATGAATTCTGCGAACGTTTCTCCTACTATGGCATGCGAGGTGGGTTTGTTTCAGATGTTAGATTCacattattcattttaagaagtcaatattgtttcacttttgctattttatttgaggtcaccttcacctccacctctccATTCTCTCCCTTGTCCTCCTCCCTGTTTCTTTCTCCGACTCTTTGTCGTCTTTGCAGCCGTACTGGTGCTGTACTTCAAGTACTTCCTCAAGTGGGATGATGACCTGGCCACCTCTATCTACCATACCTTCGTGGCTCTGTGCTACCTGACACCCATCCTGGGGGCCATTGTGGCTGACTCATGGCTTGGCAAGTTCAAGTGAGTTGCCAAATGGATTTCAAAATCGATCGATTCAAATTAATTTCCCCTTGTGGCTTGATTATGTGCAGTTATTTATCGTGCATGCTGCAGTCCAAATTACCAGGTAAAAGGATCTTTGACCACTGTCTATCTTATCTGTACGTGTACCTGAGGTAAACCTGTTTTGCTCTCCCCCTCCACAGGACCATTGTCTACCTGTCCATCGTTTACACGGTGGGGCAGGTCATCATGGCGGTGAGCGCTATCCATGacatcacagacacaaacagggaCGGGACCCCTGACAACATGACCTTCCACGTGTGAGTGCTCGGTTATAGCACAAAAGTGGCACGTctgatacacactcacacactttcacaggtCCAGCCATTCATTTAACACAGTGGCATTATGTTTTGCTGTGACCTCCCGCAGCGCCCTGTCCATGGTTGGTTTGGCCCTCATTGCCCTGGGAACAGGAGGCATCAAACCCTGCGTGGCTGCCTTTGGTGGAGACCAGTTTGACGACAGCCAGGTTAGAtgagacacaagcacacacatgcacataaagcCGTTATGCACCCATACtctaaacaaaaacagagaggttTATGCactttacatgcacaccaaatTATACTTATTCacacataatgaaaaataatgataatacattttatttatatagcacttttcatacataaaatgcagctcaaagtgcttcacacaaaatcataaaaatgctCATAGAgctttacagttaaaaaaaacaaatcataaaaGCATTTGGAGATGCATGAAGCAATAAAACATGCAACCGCATCATGAAAGTCGAAAAGTAAGTGAACATAGACAAAGAAATAGACATATACCTACAGTAAAATACAGACAtacccatacacacatacatgcagcagacattttgcagacattcatgtacacacacacacacacacacacacacacagacatgcgctatgcacacacattcccacGCCCAGCACTCTCAAAGATGCTTCAGCGAGATATCAACATTTCCCTCTGAATCAGCACTTCTTGTATCTCAGTTTCATTCCAGGCAGTTGTTTATTAACTAATAACCACAGGTACATCCGTCTTAGTGTCTTTATTACACTGTTCAAGGTTAGGGACAAAGATTACTGCGTGATACTGCTGACACTGGAGAAACACAGTGTTATATAAGATACATAacaataagataagataacaaataagacacacacacacacacacacacacacacacacacacatatacacatatatgcatacttacatgtgtgtgtctgagaggaAAACATATCTTATCTGATGCAATTAAATCTATAAAAACTGTCTGCTTGGTAGTTAAACACAGAGCATATCATGAACATTAAACATGGGAAAATGCAGGACATTTTACTGAAACCACCTATGTCCAATAGGAGAAGCAGAGAAGCACCTTCTTCTCCATCTTCTACCTGTCCATCAACGCTGGCAGCCTGCTGTCCACTGTCATCACCCCCATCCTCAGAGGTAAAACTGGATTATAAAGCAGATCACACAGCATTGAGGATTATTagccttttttctgtcattcttttttcttttttcttttttactgtgGTTGGATGGTGGCATATACCTCTCACTGcatcaaatttgtgtgtgtgtgtgtgtgtgtgtgtgtgtgtgtgtgtgtgtgtatttccagcCCAAGAGTGTGGTATTCACGCCAAGGAGAAATGCTACCCACTGGCCTTCGGTGTCCCTGCTGCCCTCATGGTGGTAGCTTTACGTAAGAACTCCtattctcattttatttctatgtCAGCTCACTGCagtttaaatacaggctgatgaaGACAAGAATACTATAATTCCTGCAAGCAGAGTAATATATGTAACATAATATTGGTGTTTCATAGAATGGTTACTGTACACACAATGGAAACAAACTTCCATCTTCACCTGTgatgtctcatattcagttttaaggttgtatgtaaaaaaaaatcttttcatatGGATGAGATTAATTAAGAGtaatttggcacattttcaaTGTATTTTCACTTGAATTTCCTACTATCAAAAACTATGTAAAGTAAGGTAGGATGCTCTGCTACTGAGAAGAGAACAACCACTGATTTGAGAAAATTCTAGTAAATTCTACTAAATCTGTCTACTGGCAGagtatttcacttattttaagacTCAGTACCAAATCAAATGATATCTAAGGACAgatatttttgttgttcatataatatatatacatgaaCGCTTCCTCTCCAGTTAACCGATGTGACTAGTGTGTAAAATAACACAGaatgttgtttcttttcttttctttctttctttttttttttattaactattattatgtatgtgtgtgtctgcagttgTGTTCATTCTTGGAAGCGGGATGTACTACAAGGCTGCCCCTAAAGGCAACATCCTTCTGGAGGTCTGCAAGTGCATCGGGGTAAGAGAAAGCTCATAGCCATCCATTTGACTCAATAGGACTTATGCATCCAatgtgtaattgtttttttttgttttttgttttttttcagctctgacATTAGGAACAACTGCCTTATTTTAGAGTGATGCCATTATGAGACTATGCAAGATGTTTTAAATGGCTTCAAATAGACTGTAGGGATAATTTCCACTCAATGATACAATGCATATGGAAATGTTCTCTCTCCCATCTGCAGTTTGCCATCAGTAATCGCTTTAAGAATCGTCGCTCTAATATCAAGAAGGCGCACTGGTTGGACTGGGCTGAGGACAGATATGATGTAAGAAccagacacagaaacatgcacacacaccagcaaacaTAGACACAACAACTGAACATTCACACGCTGATGCAAAGAGTCCTGATtctttgttgttgatttttcgTGGTCCAGAAACTTCTGATCGCCCAGGTGAAGATGGTGGTGAAGGTGCTGTTCCTCTACATCCCTCTGCCCATGTTCTGGGCTCTGTTTGATCAGCAGGTAACAGCACAGCAcattaaatacaaaacacagattTGTAATCCAAACTGAGTAATGCACCATTCGAAATAACTGAcagcaaaaactaaaacaaatcaTGGTACTTCTTAAAGGGCAGAAGGTAATTTAATTGTAAATGTTTGACAATATTATTACAATGAGGAAGTAAAGGCAATGATTTTTTCGCCTCTGAAAATGGATCAAATTGCGCAATAGAAATCTTCTTTTATATGTACAGTAACCGATCATAATGCATTAATTAAAGAGATAGGAAATGCATATCCAGAACAGCACCGCTGGGATATAAAGACTGATTATGGACACAACATCTCAGGAATGCTTTGAGGGTATACACTTGGACTCAAGGATGAACTAATTAGATTTtggtcaaggtcactgtgaccttACAAAGCACATTTTTGGCCGTAACTTACAACTTCATTCACTGATTATGACAAAGTTTCACACAATTATCTAATAAGTAAACTGAGGAAGTGACTgcattttatatccaaaaggtcaaaggtcagcttcACACTTTTCTGGCCATTCTTCAGTGCCAgagtctcttcctcttcctatCCCTGGATAACAACCAGGGCAGGACCAGACTGTTCCTCACTGGTTTTGTTGATATTGAGCGTCATGTGATTGTCGTTGCACCACGTGACGAAGTTCTCCGTCAGTTTCCGTACTCCTCTGTAAAAATAGTCCCTTCAAGTGACACCagcatgtttctcactggaaaaTTATTATCTGGAATTGTACATGTCAGCGTAGTGATTAACTTCCAAAAAACCACACTAAATACCTTTAAGTCTTCACCACAAATGTGTCTCTTCCACAGGGCTCAAGATGGACCCTGCAGGCCACCACCATGGATGGTGACTTTGTAAGTGTCTTTTGGagattatttattataatataaaaattaaaaaaggataGATAAAAaagcaactttattttttaatatttaacctAATAATATGTTTTTGTACATCATAGCAAATTGGAGAAAATCGACATAAACCCTTTTACAAATAAGATCCTATGTCCTGTTTTTCCTTCACAGGGTATCATGACAGTCCAGCCCGATCAGATGCAGGTAAGATCACTGAGTTATATTATTAAAGTTGtattataatataaatacataaatcattGTGAACACACAGAAGAATTTGGATTTAATGTTCAATTCATATGAATAAACCatttaatttagaaaaaaagagaagcatttagaataaaatgaaatagaataaaataaaaaaaaatggaaatctcAGTTTGAGCAACACTATTGCTTCTATGTCACCCCGACAGACTGTCAACCCCATCCTGATCCTGGTTATGGTGCCAGTAGTGGACAGCGTCATCTACCCACTGATTGCTAAGTGCAAAATCAACTTCACGTGAGTTTCTCATTCAGTTTTGGGCCTGCACTTGTTCCATTAAGCATTACGTATCAACATGgagactgatgtgtgtgtgtgtgtgtgtgtgtgtgtgtgtgcctgtgctgcAGTCCATTGAAGAAGATGACTGTAGGGATGTTTATGGCTGCACTGGCTTTCGTTTCTGCTGCCCTGGTCCAGATACAGATCGATGTGAGTgtaacacatccacacacagagatgaaacttcacatttgttttcttttttatatcaCTTCTCACCTGCctgccctctccttcctcctccagaAAACCCTGCCTACATTCCCATCCAGCACTGAATCCCAAGTGAAGCTCATCAACATGATGGACACGACGACGACCGTCACTATTGGATCCGAAACACTGAACATGGCCCCTCTCTCGGTATGAACTCAAGCCATGTAGATGGCCAATGAAAGCCTTAAAAATGAGTCAGAACTTGCAAAAAAATAGTTGCACAGTGTGCTATGTAAAGCTAATATCTTGCTCAGAGACAcctcagcagggcagatgctgGCCGATAACGGGTCTGGCCTGCCTCCACATTTGAAGGGTTTGAGATACAGCATTTTGGTCACATAGACTGACAATTCTGGCTACTGTTTTCACTCACAGTCCTCTGAGGAATACCTGAcatttaaagaaccatttcatCTGACTGTGGGAGCTACCACACATGTAATATCACTGGAAAAAGGCACCCGAAACACCCAAATTGTCTTCAGGGAAGAGGGAAATGTCAGCACTAGAACGGTGAGTGTGACTGCCAGATATGGTTCCTTTATAATTATGCTATAGACTTTATTTaagaaatattaaattaatatttgaaatgtctttttttttcaatctccaGTTCCTTGACATTGCATCAAAACCGGAGCAGGGTGCTAATGCTATCAGGCAAGTTTAATCATTTTGGCATATATGGACAATTTTAAGAAATTGTAATCAAATTTGAAATAcatgccttgtttttttttttttttttaatagaatgAGAGTCATTTCAGGAAAGGTTAGCTCAATCTAAGTATTTAAAagacacatgatacactgtgtaaataagacagcttcagagttgctgtaaaggttattttttccctttgattgagctaggctaatgactcccatagacttcaagtctttatgctaagctaaaacaaaatgctacccataagaaacaaaccactggacgcacagaTGGGAAAATGGTGTCaagcatcttgtctcagtcggaaaaaaagggaatttcgcccaaaacattggagtattcctttaacgtTGATTAAATGATGATTGATGATTTCCAATCATCAGTCATTGGGTTTTGCGAATGATCTTGGTCAAGCAAACGAGTGGAATGCAGCATTACTTACCTGTGTGTTGAATATTCtttccacagatttgtaaaTGGTTTCCACTCAGATTTGAACGTGACAGTGGGTTCGCTGGACACTGGGATTATTGAGCCCTACAACGTGTCAGAATATTTAATGGTATCGAAGGGAAAGTAAGTGTGATGCGTTATGCATGTGACATGAAGTTACACTGCTGTaaaggagagagaaactgaTATAATCGGCCTTGCTCTTTTCTGTCAGTCCACAGTTCCGCATCAAGAATAACGCGGGCGAGTGTGTCTACACCCAGACGCTGGGTTTCGGCAGCTCCTACACCTTGATCATCccttcagatttcacatttgcAAACGTGAGTCAACTGATTTCACTCTATGATACACTTCATGCTTGTTGCCTTTAAGTTATATCTGACATGTGGGTACCTTTCTGTCTCCTCTAGTGTGAACAGAGCATTAAGGCAGTTATGGACATCAGTCCTAACACCGTCCACATGGCCTGGCTGATTCCTCAGTATTTCCTCATCACCGCAGGGGAGGTGGTCTTCTCTGTCACCGGCCTGGAGTTCTCCTACTCGCAGGTCGGGCAACTGCTGAACTTTAAGCCATATTGCAAAACATTGCTTAtaatcatcctctctctcttgatgTTGGTTTTTCCAACTCCTACTAAAGAACTGGTgttttttcataattcatacaCTGGGGCGGCTCTAATGACGAATAATACAATACATAGTGGTGTATATAGGATAGATACATGACATATCAGTCACATATAAACTCTCTGCTCTCCAGGCGCCTAGCAACATGAAGTCTGTGCTGCAGGCTGGTTGGCTGTTAACCGTTGCCGTGGGTAACATCATTGTACTTATTGTTGCCGAGGCAGTGGAGCTCCCAGAACAGGTTGGTGGACCACAAGATACACGCTATATTGTTTTTGCTGATCTGTTATGTGATATAAATTACTAAAATGTACTTATGGTAATAGaatttaattcatatttatacAAATGAACAATGGCCTTTCAATGGAGGCTATTATTCCAGCACTTTAAATTGCCATGACCTGCCATACTGTTACAGGTAGCCCAAGTGGGAATTGAACCAATGACTATAAGAGCGTTAAATATCAATTCTCTACTTACTGAGATACATCTTGgagtctaatttttttttactgaagatATGATCAAgtgaaaaattaaatgacaaaatcatTTATTTGCTCAAGGGTTGATACTGTCAGAGATGAGGCATGCCGGTGAATCTGGTGTGATTGTCAAACGATCTATTCATTTTCAAGAACTTATCAAGGACTTGTATAGTTTTTGCTCAAATCCACACATtttcaggggttttcaaaggcCTGCGGGGACTCGCCACACATTTCATATGCAAATGATGTGGATTTTTTGCTGTCAGGGTAAAAGTGGGTGTGTAATTTTCTCTCCACCAGTGGGCCGAGTACATCCTTTTCGCTGGTCTTCTTGTGGCGGTGTGCATCGTGTTCGCATTGATGGCCTACCTCTACACCTACGTGGACCCAGCCCAGATAGAAGCCCAGTTTGCCCAGCCGGAGCCagaagacaaggagaggaagaaaagtttggagatggagaagagaggttccaggtccagctctgtctccAGCACGCATGAGAAGCAAGGGAAGGCGACCAAGATGTAAAGCGAGCTTTCTTCGCGGCTTCTTCGCTCCTCCTCATCTGACTGCTGCTTGGTTCTGTGCGTCatgtctgagagtgtgtgtgcc
The DNA window shown above is from Myripristis murdjan chromosome 2, fMyrMur1.1, whole genome shotgun sequence and carries:
- the slc15a1b gene encoding solute carrier family 15 member 1b → MVATRVVNGFGWTKDQGSTHTADMADAEDLKKPRKKGATIFGYPISIFFIVVNEFCERFSYYGMRAVLVLYFKYFLKWDDDLATSIYHTFVALCYLTPILGAIVADSWLGKFKTIVYLSIVYTVGQVIMAVSAIHDITDTNRDGTPDNMTFHVALSMVGLALIALGTGGIKPCVAAFGGDQFDDSQEKQRSTFFSIFYLSINAGSLLSTVITPILRAQECGIHAKEKCYPLAFGVPAALMVVALLVFILGSGMYYKAAPKGNILLEVCKCIGFAISNRFKNRRSNIKKAHWLDWAEDRYDKLLIAQVKMVVKVLFLYIPLPMFWALFDQQGSRWTLQATTMDGDFGIMTVQPDQMQTVNPILILVMVPVVDSVIYPLIAKCKINFTPLKKMTVGMFMAALAFVSAALVQIQIDKTLPTFPSSTESQVKLINMMDTTTTVTIGSETLNMAPLSSSEEYLTFKEPFHLTVGATTHVISLEKGTRNTQIVFREEGNVSTRTFLDIASKPEQGANAIRFVNGFHSDLNVTVGSLDTGIIEPYNVSEYLMVSKGNPQFRIKNNAGECVYTQTLGFGSSYTLIIPSDFTFANCEQSIKAVMDISPNTVHMAWLIPQYFLITAGEVVFSVTGLEFSYSQAPSNMKSVLQAGWLLTVAVGNIIVLIVAEAVELPEQWAEYILFAGLLVAVCIVFALMAYLYTYVDPAQIEAQFAQPEPEDKERKKSLEMEKRELRRSQNKRLKSSKAPSPLRSRNEKRRKVKLSNRPSSMLAPSSPRKDSAAKESCSGPT